One genomic window of Dethiosulfovibrio russensis includes the following:
- a CDS encoding ROK family protein, with the protein MRIGVDLGGHKIAAGVVEKGKVVNQAWEPTPRSRKPEETTEAIERLVKSLKVKSTKSVGIGLPGMLSLDRRSVVRLTNLPRWENFPMAEILEKRLSLPVALDNDGNCAALGEMESGEAVGMKDFVMMTLGTGIGGAIVSGGRLIRGHRGLAGEIGHVALLHRTPCNCGGIGHGETLFSADTFDLRCSEKGVPSVPELWDRRNDEEHRNFWNRSLEGLACVMISAIHLLDPEAIVLAGGLSNLPELVQELKPFLDERLATAFRPMPPLKISSLGKDGPVIGAASLTSTP; encoded by the coding sequence TTGAGGATAGGGGTCGATCTGGGAGGACATAAGATAGCCGCCGGAGTCGTTGAAAAGGGCAAGGTCGTAAACCAGGCCTGGGAACCCACCCCAAGGTCCAGGAAGCCGGAGGAGACCACCGAAGCAATTGAAAGGTTGGTTAAATCTCTGAAGGTAAAATCGACAAAATCCGTAGGGATAGGGCTACCGGGTATGCTGTCCCTCGATAGAAGGTCTGTGGTAAGACTGACCAACCTGCCCCGATGGGAGAACTTTCCCATGGCGGAGATCCTCGAGAAAAGGCTGTCCCTTCCGGTCGCACTGGACAACGACGGAAACTGCGCGGCCCTGGGAGAGATGGAATCGGGAGAGGCAGTCGGAATGAAGGACTTCGTGATGATGACCCTGGGCACGGGCATAGGAGGGGCTATCGTATCCGGAGGTCGTCTGATAAGGGGTCACAGAGGACTGGCCGGAGAGATAGGGCACGTGGCCCTGCTCCACAGGACGCCCTGTAACTGCGGCGGCATAGGACACGGGGAGACCCTTTTCTCGGCGGATACCTTCGACCTCAGGTGCTCGGAAAAAGGGGTTCCGTCGGTACCGGAGCTGTGGGACCGACGGAACGACGAAGAACACAGGAACTTCTGGAACCGGTCTCTGGAGGGGCTGGCCTGCGTGATGATATCGGCGATACACCTTCTTGATCCGGAGGCTATCGTTCTGGCAGGGGGGCTTTCGAATCTGCCGGAACTCGTCCAAGAGCTGAAACCGTTCCTGGATGAGCGACTGGCCACAGCGTT
- a CDS encoding 4-deoxy-4-formamido-L-arabinose-phosphoundecaprenol deformylase gives MRIALKVDVDTLRGYLEGVPRLLKLMDRRGIRGSFFFSFGPDNSGKAIRRIFRKGFISKMVRTNAPGTYGLKTMMYGTLLPAPMIVPSAPSILKEVAKSGQDTGIHSWDHVKWQDRLDHLSESEIESLLRKAGNMYRKVLGTSSTCCAAPAWKTSLASLSVQDRMGLLYASDSRGKTPFLPSLRGRVFRTPQIPTTLPTMDEILGRDGCTADNVNDIYMSLLTEGLNVHTVHAEMEGMSMLSKLDELVKRAKSEGAEFVTLKEEAAKLTKEELPICEVIQGEIPGRAGAVSLQGGR, from the coding sequence ATGCGGATCGCCCTTAAAGTCGACGTCGACACCCTGAGGGGATACCTCGAGGGAGTTCCCCGTCTGCTGAAACTGATGGACCGAAGGGGAATAAGGGGATCGTTCTTCTTTTCCTTCGGGCCGGACAACTCGGGCAAGGCGATACGACGGATATTCCGAAAGGGATTCATATCCAAGATGGTCCGAACCAACGCGCCGGGAACCTACGGCCTAAAGACCATGATGTACGGCACTCTGCTTCCGGCACCCATGATAGTGCCCTCCGCCCCCTCGATACTTAAAGAGGTCGCAAAGAGCGGCCAGGATACGGGGATACACTCCTGGGATCACGTGAAGTGGCAGGACCGTCTGGACCACCTGTCGGAATCGGAGATAGAGTCTCTTCTTCGAAAAGCCGGGAATATGTACCGAAAGGTTCTAGGGACGTCCTCTACGTGCTGCGCCGCTCCGGCCTGGAAGACCAGCCTCGCCAGCCTTTCCGTGCAGGACCGGATGGGACTTCTCTATGCCAGCGACTCCAGAGGAAAAACTCCCTTTCTTCCGTCTCTGAGGGGAAGGGTTTTCAGAACCCCTCAGATACCCACGACCCTCCCCACCATGGACGAGATACTCGGGAGGGACGGCTGCACTGCCGACAACGTCAACGACATCTACATGTCGCTTCTGACGGAAGGACTCAACGTACACACGGTCCACGCGGAGATGGAGGGCATGTCGATGCTTTCCAAGCTGGACGAGCTCGTAAAAAGGGCAAAATCCGAAGGCGCCGAGTTCGTTACCCTCAAGGAGGAGGCGGCGAAACTGACTAAAGAGGAACTTCCGATCTGCGAGGTGATCCAAGGAGAGATCCCCGGCAGAGCCGGAGCGGTCTCCCTACAGGGAGGGAGGTAG
- a CDS encoding bifunctional UDP-4-keto-pentose/UDP-xylose synthase, giving the protein MNVFVLGANGFIGSHLIDRILEKTDWTVTAFDLRDDNLRGSDNPRLSIKLGDLYEEDRWIEKQIADSDVVLPLAGIAKPAYYITNPLMTFELDFEQNLKIVRMCSEHGVRIIFPSTSEVYGMSTGDWLMEDESLLIQGPIKNSRWIYSCSKQMMDRVISAYGQEKELPYTLFRPFNWIGPRLDTFRDAEERKARSITQMIYDVSVGRPITLVDGGRQRRSFTYVTDGVDALIAIIADAKKSADGEIFNIGNPDSNHSIKGLAVAVVDAMKDFPKFAEAASKATFVEKDSTEYYGRGYEDVQDRKPSISKAEELLDWHPQVDFHEAVRRTVAFYADRP; this is encoded by the coding sequence ATGAACGTATTCGTGCTAGGAGCAAACGGCTTCATAGGATCCCACCTGATAGATAGGATTCTGGAGAAAACCGACTGGACCGTGACGGCCTTCGACCTGAGAGACGACAACCTTAGAGGCTCGGACAACCCCAGACTATCGATCAAACTGGGAGATCTCTACGAGGAGGATCGCTGGATCGAAAAACAGATAGCCGACAGCGACGTGGTCCTACCTCTGGCCGGTATAGCCAAACCGGCCTATTACATAACAAACCCCCTTATGACCTTCGAGCTGGACTTCGAACAGAACCTCAAAATAGTCCGGATGTGCTCTGAACACGGAGTTAGGATAATCTTCCCCTCCACGTCCGAGGTCTACGGCATGAGCACCGGAGACTGGCTCATGGAGGACGAGAGCCTGCTGATCCAGGGCCCCATAAAAAACAGCAGATGGATATACAGCTGCAGCAAACAGATGATGGACAGGGTCATATCCGCCTATGGACAGGAAAAGGAACTCCCCTACACCCTGTTCAGGCCCTTCAACTGGATAGGCCCCAGGCTGGACACCTTCAGGGACGCGGAGGAGAGAAAGGCTCGCTCCATAACCCAGATGATCTACGACGTATCGGTCGGACGACCGATAACCTTGGTCGACGGAGGAAGACAGAGACGAAGCTTTACCTACGTCACAGACGGAGTTGACGCCCTTATAGCCATAATAGCCGACGCAAAAAAGAGCGCCGACGGCGAGATCTTCAACATAGGCAATCCCGACAGCAACCACTCCATAAAGGGGCTGGCGGTGGCGGTGGTGGATGCGATGAAAGACTTCCCCAAATTCGCCGAGGCCGCTTCGAAGGCGACCTTCGTGGAAAAGGACTCGACCGAGTACTACGGCAGAGGCTACGAGGACGTGCAGGACAGAAAACCGTCCATCTCCAAGGCGGAGGAACTGCTGGACTGGCACCCCCAGGTCGACTTCCACGAAGCAGTCAGAAGGACCGTGGCCTTCTATGCGGATCGCCCTTAA
- a CDS encoding formyltransferase, translating to MSKPAIVVFAYNEVGYRCLETLFDMEANVVAVVTYTDDPDEEIWFRSVAELARSRGIEPLLDLDLKDQQNVKTIKKLKPKLIFSFYYRDIIPEKILKVAKLGAYNMHGSLLPRYRGRACINWAILNGEKETGATLHRMTSKVDRGEVIDQEVVRIEETDGAKEVFMKICDAAAKIVARTFPELESGRVVGAAQDETMATEFGGRRPEDGIIRWSNDSRRIYNLIRAVTHPYPGAYTDYRGRKLFIWWGKPQEGASLGKPGEVLSLDPLTVATGRGNLRVLRAQLDGESEMDGPDFARKNLNVGALLGQD from the coding sequence ATGAGTAAACCGGCTATAGTGGTCTTCGCCTACAACGAGGTAGGATACCGCTGCCTGGAGACCCTGTTCGACATGGAAGCCAACGTGGTGGCGGTAGTTACCTACACCGACGACCCCGACGAGGAAATCTGGTTCCGATCGGTGGCGGAGCTGGCCAGGAGCAGAGGGATAGAGCCCTTGCTCGACCTGGATCTGAAGGACCAGCAGAACGTAAAGACGATAAAAAAACTCAAACCCAAGCTGATCTTTTCCTTTTATTACCGCGACATCATACCGGAGAAGATCCTCAAGGTCGCAAAACTGGGAGCCTACAACATGCACGGATCGCTGCTGCCCCGCTACAGAGGAAGGGCCTGTATCAACTGGGCCATACTGAACGGGGAGAAAGAGACAGGGGCGACCCTCCACCGCATGACCTCCAAGGTAGACAGAGGCGAGGTAATAGACCAGGAGGTCGTCAGGATCGAGGAAACCGATGGGGCCAAAGAAGTCTTCATGAAGATATGCGACGCGGCGGCGAAGATAGTGGCAAGGACCTTTCCTGAACTGGAATCGGGCAGGGTCGTCGGAGCCGCTCAGGACGAGACCATGGCCACCGAGTTCGGAGGCAGAAGACCCGAGGACGGAATCATACGCTGGTCCAACGACAGCCGAAGGATATACAACCTCATAAGGGCCGTGACCCATCCTTATCCTGGAGCCTACACCGACTACAGAGGCAGGAAGCTCTTCATCTGGTGGGGGAAACCCCAGGAAGGGGCATCACTGGGAAAACCCGGCGAGGTGCTGTCGCTGGATCCCCTAACCGTGGCGACAGGACGTGGAAACCTCAGGGTACTGAGGGCTCAGCTGGACGGAGAGAGCGAGATGGACGGGCCGGACTTCGCCAGAAAAAACCTGAACGTAGGGGCCCTTCTGGGACAAGACTAA
- a CDS encoding glycosyltransferase, which translates to MTPELSVVVPVYNEEESLPELFRRVLPVLESLSRSYELILVDDGSRDRSLALSLKFREKREDRVKVVELNGNFGQHMAIIAGFSISRGKMVITMDADLQNPPEEIPRIVAAMERGHDVVGTIRKFRQDPLFRKAASKIVNAVTNRITGLRLHDYGCMLRGYDRRIVDLILQCRETTTFIPALGQKFAVNPVEITVRHSERAKGESKYGLFRLIRLNFDLMTGFSIAPLQAVTVTGMTVAVMSLLFTAFLILRRIVLGPEAEGLFTLMAINFFLMGVTMISVGIGGEYIGRVYQEVRQRPRYVVRQVYQEEEEL; encoded by the coding sequence ATGACCCCGGAGCTATCGGTCGTCGTTCCCGTCTACAACGAGGAGGAATCCCTGCCGGAGCTGTTCAGGCGAGTCCTCCCGGTGCTGGAGAGCTTGTCCAGATCCTACGAGCTGATACTGGTGGACGACGGCAGCAGGGACAGATCCCTTGCTCTCTCACTTAAGTTCAGGGAAAAACGAGAGGATCGGGTCAAGGTTGTAGAACTGAACGGCAACTTCGGCCAGCACATGGCCATAATCGCCGGGTTCTCCATCTCCCGGGGGAAAATGGTGATCACCATGGACGCCGACCTACAGAACCCCCCTGAGGAGATACCCCGAATAGTGGCTGCCATGGAAAGAGGACACGACGTGGTCGGCACGATCAGGAAATTCAGGCAGGACCCCTTGTTCCGCAAGGCCGCCTCGAAAATAGTGAACGCCGTGACCAACAGGATCACAGGCCTCAGGCTTCACGACTACGGATGTATGTTGAGAGGCTACGACAGGCGTATCGTGGACCTCATATTGCAGTGCCGAGAGACCACGACCTTCATACCGGCTCTGGGACAGAAGTTCGCCGTAAACCCGGTGGAGATAACGGTTAGACATTCGGAGAGGGCAAAAGGGGAATCCAAATACGGCCTGTTCAGGTTGATAAGGCTTAACTTCGACCTGATGACGGGCTTCTCCATCGCCCCCCTCCAGGCAGTGACGGTTACCGGCATGACCGTTGCGGTCATGAGCCTGCTCTTCACCGCCTTCCTGATCCTCAGGAGGATAGTCTTAGGTCCCGAGGCAGAGGGACTCTTCACCCTGATGGCGATAAACTTCTTCCTGATGGGGGTGACCATGATCTCCGTCGGCATAGGAGGAGAATACATAGGCCGAGTCTACCAGGAGGTAAGACAGCGACCTCGCTACGTCGTCAGACAGGTCTATCAGGAGGAGGAAGAGCTATGA
- a CDS encoding DegT/DnrJ/EryC1/StrS family aminotransferase, producing MRDSFLPFARPDVDEASIEDVCDSIRSGWLTTGPKTMKFEKEFAEKVEATHAMAVSSATSGLHLAFLALGIGPGDEVITTPMTFVATVNAAIWTGAKPVLADIDSKTLNVRPELMEKLVNERTKALVPVHFAGRPCDMDPIEDLASRHGLAVVEDAAHGLGAFYRGRPIGSDRGARRCSVFSFHPTKNITTGEGGMVCTSDEDLAERISVLRQHGMSKGAWNRYAAKGTPHYDVLFPGYKANMMDIQAAIGRGQLRSLDQFNRRRREIVAKYMTELSDQPGLILPQPQSDDTLHSWHIFTPFVDVDVLDIDRDGFMAAMRELNIGTALHYQALHLFSHYRDRYGWKRGDFQEAEYVSDRIVSLPLFPAMSDADVDDVVKGVRSVLRSHLK from the coding sequence ATGAGAGATTCCTTTCTTCCCTTCGCCCGTCCCGACGTGGACGAGGCATCTATAGAGGACGTATGCGACTCCATAAGATCCGGATGGCTGACCACCGGACCGAAAACGATGAAATTCGAGAAAGAGTTCGCCGAGAAGGTAGAGGCCACCCACGCCATGGCGGTGAGCTCCGCCACGTCGGGGCTGCATCTGGCTTTTCTGGCCTTGGGGATCGGACCGGGAGACGAGGTGATAACCACTCCAATGACCTTCGTGGCAACGGTCAACGCCGCCATATGGACCGGAGCTAAACCGGTACTGGCGGACATAGACTCGAAGACCCTGAACGTGAGGCCCGAACTCATGGAAAAGCTCGTCAACGAGAGGACCAAGGCCCTGGTCCCGGTCCACTTCGCCGGACGCCCCTGCGACATGGATCCCATAGAGGATCTGGCCTCCAGACACGGTCTGGCGGTGGTGGAGGACGCGGCCCACGGCCTGGGAGCTTTCTACAGAGGACGCCCGATAGGGTCGGACAGAGGGGCCAGACGATGCTCGGTGTTCAGCTTTCACCCTACGAAAAACATCACCACCGGAGAGGGCGGTATGGTATGCACCTCCGACGAGGACCTGGCTGAGAGGATATCGGTCCTGAGACAGCACGGAATGAGCAAGGGAGCCTGGAACCGCTACGCCGCAAAGGGTACCCCTCACTACGACGTCCTGTTCCCGGGATACAAGGCCAACATGATGGACATACAGGCGGCCATAGGGAGAGGACAGCTCCGTAGTCTCGACCAATTCAACCGCCGAAGACGTGAGATAGTCGCCAAATACATGACCGAGCTATCGGACCAACCCGGGTTGATATTGCCCCAGCCTCAATCGGACGACACCCTCCACAGCTGGCACATATTCACCCCCTTCGTGGACGTGGACGTCCTCGACATAGACAGGGACGGATTCATGGCGGCCATGAGGGAGCTCAACATAGGCACTGCTCTGCACTACCAGGCTTTGCATCTGTTCTCCCACTACAGGGACAGATATGGATGGAAGAGGGGCGACTTCCAAGAGGCGGAATACGTCTCGGACAGAATAGTATCCCTCCCCCTGTTTCCCGCCATGAGCGATGCCGACGTGGACGACGTCGTAAAAGGGGTCCGATCCGTTCTGAGGTCTCATCTAAAATGA
- a CDS encoding glycosyltransferase family 39 protein, translating to MFKSDVKNGILLFILSGVMFFSLLGGHGLLEPDEGRYSEIPREMIESGDYVTPRLNGVLYFEKPVLHYWLTASAFSFFGQNEFASRFWPALLGVLGVLSTYVIGSKLYGKKSGLLAGTILSSSLLYYATAQINLTDMPLGAFVTLAMTGFVLALRGNRRWLILFYLAMGAAVLTKGLVGIVLPCGAIFMYIMWTRRWSIVTYSLYLPGIALFLAVTVPWFKAVCDANPDFFHFFFIQEHFLRYTTRLHHRYEPFWYFIPILILATVPWTGFLVPSRKKSMEENDLTALMICWFVFVFLFFSASSSKLVPYMVPALPPLAILISVRAISWNKKGNLRSLKIALAWTSTITVPLGTALIAYPFLQDDLPRDIMVGQLVHKGIILLLGTAAAWIFASRKNMEKTVICLAVTGVIWTGSFKTGFSLYDRINSARDLAMLIKPHIEEGDVMAQYGQYLQGITFYLERRNVLVDYEGELAFGASRERDPRWFIDLPQLTRLWNGDDRVFLIAKKESYDGTLKDRLEPIYVLGTDWEDDNVVISNRKTEEAQR from the coding sequence ATGTTCAAATCTGACGTGAAAAACGGGATACTCCTTTTCATACTTTCCGGGGTTATGTTCTTCTCTCTTCTGGGAGGACACGGCCTTCTGGAACCCGACGAGGGGCGCTACAGCGAGATCCCCAGGGAGATGATCGAGTCGGGAGACTACGTCACCCCCAGACTCAACGGGGTGCTATATTTCGAGAAGCCGGTGCTACATTACTGGCTGACGGCATCGGCCTTCTCCTTTTTCGGCCAAAACGAATTCGCCTCTCGGTTCTGGCCGGCCCTGCTCGGGGTTCTGGGGGTCCTATCGACCTACGTTATTGGATCGAAGCTCTACGGCAAAAAAAGCGGTTTACTGGCAGGGACGATTTTGTCCTCCTCGCTGCTCTACTACGCAACGGCTCAGATCAACCTGACCGACATGCCTCTGGGCGCCTTCGTTACCCTTGCCATGACCGGGTTCGTACTCGCCCTTCGAGGAAACAGACGGTGGTTGATACTGTTCTATCTGGCCATGGGGGCGGCGGTGCTGACTAAAGGGCTCGTAGGCATAGTCCTTCCCTGCGGTGCCATATTCATGTACATAATGTGGACCAGAAGATGGTCCATCGTGACCTATTCTCTGTACCTCCCGGGAATAGCCCTCTTTCTGGCGGTAACCGTTCCGTGGTTCAAAGCGGTCTGCGACGCAAATCCAGATTTCTTTCATTTTTTCTTTATCCAGGAGCATTTCCTGAGATACACGACCAGGCTTCACCACAGATACGAGCCCTTCTGGTACTTCATCCCCATACTGATACTGGCGACCGTACCATGGACGGGCTTCCTGGTGCCCTCGAGAAAAAAATCGATGGAAGAAAACGACCTGACAGCTCTGATGATCTGCTGGTTCGTCTTCGTGTTCCTATTTTTCTCCGCCTCGAGCTCCAAACTGGTGCCCTACATGGTGCCGGCCCTTCCGCCTCTGGCTATACTGATAAGCGTCAGAGCTATCTCGTGGAATAAAAAGGGGAATCTGAGATCCCTAAAGATCGCCCTGGCCTGGACCTCCACGATAACGGTCCCTCTGGGAACCGCCTTGATCGCCTATCCCTTTCTCCAGGACGACCTTCCCCGTGATATCATGGTTGGTCAACTGGTCCACAAAGGGATAATATTGCTTTTGGGAACCGCTGCCGCCTGGATCTTCGCCTCCAGGAAAAACATGGAAAAGACCGTTATATGCCTCGCCGTGACAGGGGTAATATGGACTGGGTCCTTCAAGACGGGATTCTCTCTGTACGATCGGATAAACTCGGCCAGAGACCTGGCGATGCTTATAAAGCCCCATATCGAGGAAGGAGACGTAATGGCTCAGTACGGTCAATACCTCCAGGGCATAACCTTCTACCTCGAGAGGAGAAACGTGTTGGTCGACTACGAGGGTGAACTGGCCTTCGGAGCATCCAGGGAAAGAGATCCCCGATGGTTCATCGACCTTCCCCAGTTGACCCGGCTCTGGAACGGCGACGACAGGGTTTTTCTGATCGCTAAAAAAGAGAGCTACGACGGCACCCTGAAGGACAGGCTAGAACCGATCTACGTCCTGGGAACCGACTGGGAGGACGACAACGTCGTGATTTCCAACAGAAAGACAGAGGAGGCACAAAGATGA
- a CDS encoding DMT family transporter: MDRLGFVLILGSALTNAAGSSMMKAGFGRRGDLMDYGALRALIQIVSNPWAIAGVLLFGVSFIFMSAALSRVDLSVAYPMMSAMVYVLVLAVSVFWFGESMGVSKLLGIGAILFGVAALSVGG; encoded by the coding sequence ATGGATAGACTCGGTTTTGTATTGATACTCGGTTCGGCCTTAACCAATGCCGCCGGTAGCTCTATGATGAAGGCGGGTTTCGGCCGAAGAGGGGATCTTATGGACTACGGGGCCTTGAGGGCTTTGATTCAGATAGTCTCGAACCCTTGGGCTATAGCGGGCGTGTTGCTTTTCGGGGTTTCCTTTATCTTCATGAGCGCAGCCCTTTCCAGGGTAGACCTGTCCGTGGCATATCCTATGATGTCCGCCATGGTCTACGTTCTGGTTTTGGCCGTGTCGGTGTTTTGGTTTGGCGAGTCGATGGGAGTATCGAAGCTTTTGGGTATAGGGGCCATCCTTTTCGGTGTGGCCGCCCTTTCGGTAGGTGGCTGA
- a CDS encoding uracil-DNA glycosylase translates to MADLSWSKLRAAVGRCRECPLWETRNNAVFGEGPEDSPVLLVGEAPGAEEDSSGRPFVGRSGRFLTDLMAEAGLRREDLFISNVVHCRPPGNRNPKKGEIRACLHWLEDIVALLRPQVVVTVGNVPSRTIIDTKEGISTLRGRFHHGRLGGMDLTIRPIFHPAYLLRNRSREVGSPVSSTLEDLRTLVGFVKTTS, encoded by the coding sequence GTGGCTGATTTGAGCTGGTCGAAGCTGAGGGCGGCCGTCGGGAGATGTCGCGAATGCCCCCTTTGGGAGACGAGGAACAACGCGGTGTTCGGAGAGGGCCCGGAGGACAGCCCTGTCCTGTTGGTGGGAGAGGCCCCAGGTGCGGAGGAGGACTCTTCTGGGCGACCTTTCGTGGGTCGTTCCGGCCGTTTCCTCACCGATCTCATGGCCGAGGCGGGACTTAGACGGGAGGATCTGTTTATATCCAACGTCGTCCACTGTCGTCCTCCGGGGAATAGAAACCCTAAAAAAGGGGAGATCAGGGCCTGTCTCCATTGGCTGGAGGATATCGTAGCCCTTCTCCGGCCGCAGGTGGTGGTGACGGTGGGGAACGTCCCCTCCCGGACGATCATCGACACAAAAGAGGGGATTTCGACCCTGAGAGGTCGCTTTCACCATGGCAGATTGGGCGGTATGGATCTGACAATCAGGCCCATATTCCACCCCGCCTATCTGTTGCGCAATCGTTCCAGAGAGGTAGGGAGTCCGGTCAGCTCCACTCTTGAGGATCTGAGGACTCTAGTCGGTTTCGTGAAAACAACAAGTTGA
- a CDS encoding nitroreductase family protein, translated as MEMENKVVETIFARRSIRSYEDRPVEDDKVDILVRCAAAAPSAGNGRPTHFVVIKDRGTLEELSKVHPYGAMLAKAPLVVAICAETEKTDLSRRYWEQDCAAAMENLLIGAQALGLGAVWLGVCHLSDGGARIQEMLGVPGNVPVMGLASVGYPAENKRPHSGDPGDRLHLERW; from the coding sequence ATGGAGATGGAGAACAAGGTAGTGGAGACCATTTTTGCAAGGAGGAGCATCAGGAGCTACGAGGACAGACCGGTGGAGGACGATAAGGTAGATATCCTGGTTCGCTGTGCCGCCGCGGCTCCCAGTGCAGGAAACGGCAGGCCGACCCATTTCGTGGTTATAAAGGACAGAGGGACACTGGAGGAGTTGTCGAAAGTTCACCCCTACGGTGCCATGCTTGCCAAGGCACCTCTGGTCGTTGCGATCTGTGCCGAGACGGAGAAGACAGACCTGTCCCGTCGCTACTGGGAGCAGGACTGTGCCGCCGCCATGGAGAACCTGTTGATAGGCGCACAGGCCCTGGGGCTGGGGGCGGTTTGGCTGGGGGTATGTCATCTTTCCGACGGAGGTGCCCGGATCCAGGAGATGCTGGGGGTCCCGGGCAACGTGCCGGTAATGGGACTGGCCTCCGTGGGCTATCCCGCCGAGAACAAGAGGCCCCATAGCGGCGATCCGGGAGACAGGCTTCACCTGGAACGGTGGTAG
- a CDS encoding DRTGG domain-containing protein gives MNLLEVVRHIEADVLYGDDLLEGLEVERVYGADLMSDVLAFAVPGSLLLTGLTNIQIVRTAQMLDIPAVVFVRGKYPQKEAVELASSLNMPVLLSYKSMFETCGILFREGMLPCEIERRCPR, from the coding sequence ATGAACCTGCTCGAGGTGGTCAGGCATATAGAGGCGGACGTCCTCTACGGAGACGATCTGCTGGAGGGGTTGGAGGTCGAGAGGGTCTACGGCGCTGACCTGATGAGCGATGTCCTGGCCTTCGCCGTCCCGGGATCGCTTCTGCTGACCGGCCTGACCAACATACAGATAGTCAGGACCGCCCAGATGCTGGACATTCCAGCGGTAGTTTTCGTCAGGGGAAAGTATCCACAGAAAGAGGCTGTGGAGCTGGCTTCCTCTCTGAATATGCCCGTTTTGCTCTCCTACAAGAGCATGTTCGAGACCTGTGGAATCCTCTTCAGGGAGGGGATGTTGCCCTGCGAGATAGAGAGGCGATGTCCCAGATGA
- a CDS encoding ATP-binding protein, with protein sequence MTEVYVEEYVVKGDSFLEVGEASTKLKGTLKMLGIPSDVTRRASVVVYEAEMNVMIHAGGGVIKASISSDSLVIEAVDHGPGIADVDLAMQEGYSTASDRIRELGFGAGMGLPNIKRNSDELDIETALGEGTTLRATLRFERG encoded by the coding sequence ATGACGGAGGTCTACGTCGAGGAATACGTCGTCAAGGGCGACAGCTTTCTGGAGGTCGGAGAGGCCTCTACGAAGCTGAAGGGTACTCTGAAGATGCTGGGCATACCGTCGGACGTCACGAGGCGGGCATCAGTGGTGGTCTACGAGGCGGAGATGAACGTGATGATCCACGCCGGAGGAGGAGTCATAAAGGCCTCCATCTCCTCGGATAGCCTGGTGATAGAGGCGGTGGATCACGGTCCAGGGATCGCCGACGTCGATCTGGCCATGCAGGAAGGCTACTCCACCGCCTCGGACAGGATCAGAGAGCTCGGGTTCGGGGCGGGGATGGGCTTGCCCAACATAAAGAGAAACTCGGATGAACTCGACATAGAGACGGCTCTCGGAGAGGGAACCACCCTGAGGGCCACCTTGCGTTTCGAGAGAGGGTGA